In Topomyia yanbarensis strain Yona2022 chromosome 2, ASM3024719v1, whole genome shotgun sequence, one DNA window encodes the following:
- the LOC131683230 gene encoding uncharacterized protein LOC131683230, translating into MHLAAHEMPERQTQENLQRVIMDEIKVFGIEYSQIVAITSDNGQNILAAVRYMKRLLGDTLEGSLGSILRKEYSLVANSCDSENIETPELTETFVRDEEDILECELQMVPENDDFVEDLSRTEYDDELFEDGEDDKMINIDILESVRCGAHTAQLAVWDVLREYKTRLSNINKNASECTRKPIAKCSCSIKLLYHRRFVKQGGIYGTYYCDTSRN; encoded by the exons ATGCATTTAG CTGCTCACGAAATGCCTGAAAGACAGACGCAAGAGAATCTACAACGAGTAATTATGGATGAGATCAAGGTTTTTGGGATTGAATATTCGCAAATTGTGGCTATCACCAGCGACAATGGTCAAAATATATTGGCCGCAGTTCGATACATGAAACGACTGTTGGGAGATACCCTAGAGGGCTCCCTCGGTAGTATTCTTCGCAAAGAATATTCACTTGTTGCGAACTCTTGTGATTCGGAGAATATCGAAACACCGGAACTGACTGAAACCTTTGTTAGAGATGAGGAAGACATTTTAGAATGCGAATTACAGATGGTACCTGAAAATGACGACTTCGTTGAAGATTTATCTCGAACCGAATACGACGATGAACTGTTTGAAGATGGCGAAGATGATAAGATGATAAACATCGACATCCTGGAAAGTGTAAGATGTGGAGCCCATACAGCTCAATTGGCTGTATGGGACGTCTTGCGAGAGTACAAAACTCGCCTCTCGAACATCAACAAAAATGCCTCAGAATGCACAAGAAAGCCAATCGCCAAAtgttcatgttccataaaactgCTCTACCACCGAAGGTTTGTGAAACAAGGTGGAATATATGGTACATATTACTGCGATACCTCAAGGAACTAG